The Helicoverpa armigera isolate CAAS_96S chromosome 18, ASM3070526v1, whole genome shotgun sequence genome has a window encoding:
- the LOC110382070 gene encoding uncharacterized protein LOC110382070, with protein MRWSEAVTLEFVKIYIKHECLWNPSHPGYKLRYQREQAYLDISEEFKSATMKSLTVPEVKMKIKNLRTTYVQQVHKILQKSSPDSIYEPSLVWFHEMDRCLKHVPSNRHSSSFNNSQDPPDVDSSCQIWVDQELQNANMEEPNPDPLVPQTDDEYDSTKLEEPPSKVKIERHSSPIYYKKIKKKKLKHRAATRKYSSDSTQPCTKEDEFDIYGKYIASQLRKMDLHKALRLQLEIQNLVSEARISDIVSSD; from the exons aTGCGGTGGAGTGAAGCAGTAACACTAGAATTTGTTAAAATCTATATAAAACACGAGTGTCTCTGGAATCCTTCGCATCCTGGATACAAATTGAGGTATCAAAGGGAACAGGCATATTTAGATATTAGCGAAGAATTTAAGAGTGCCACCATGAAGTCTCTCACTGTTCCTGAAGTAAAAATGAAGATAAAGAACCTTAGGACGACGTATGTACAACAAGTGCACAAAATATTACAGAAATCGAGTCCTGACTCAATCTATGAACCTTCCCTAGTTTGGTTTCATGAAATGGATCGCTGTCTGAAGCACGTGCCCAGTAATCGACATTCAAGCTCTTTCAATAAC tccCAAGACCCTCCAGATGTAGACTCATCTTGCCAAATATGGGTTGACCAGGAATTACAGAACGCCAACATGGAAGAGCCAAACCCTGACCCATTAGTCCCACAAACAGACGATGAATATGATTCAACAAAACTTGAGGAACCAccatcaaaagtaaaaatagaAAGACATTCTTCCCCAAtttattacaagaaaattaaaaagaagaaacTCAAACACCGGGCTGCCACAAGGAAATATTCCAGTGATTCTACTCAGCCATGTACGAAAGAGGATGAATTTGATATCTATGGTAAATATATTGCTTCTCAACTGAGGAAAATGGATCTTCACAAAGCATTGCGGCTGCAGTTGGAGATACAGAACCTTGTGAGTGAAGCAAGGATCTCTGATATTGTGTCTAGTGATTAA
- the LOC110382068 gene encoding uncharacterized protein LOC110382068 isoform X1 has protein sequence MRWSENETYQFVKIYLSHELLWNPEHSAYRLKNKRLKAYREIIAELNETTGILLNETELKIKIKNLRSTYMQEIVKIKQRSSAEWAYKPNMKWFSEWHKRFGGIKKPVEDSSTFDSQQDSIDETNQKIWLSTEDNMEEEILEPFPDDEEYTLILKTEPRDVPHLNETRYQNKKKKIKHRRPSTDCSERTFSESIDSSTDTKEDEFDIYGKYIASQLRKMDLQKALRVQLEIQSLVSEARLSGLNGKH, from the exons ATGAGGTGGAGTGAGAACGAGACATATCAGTTCGTAAAAATATATCTCAGTCATGAACTTCTGTGGAACCCTGAGCATTCAGCGtataggttaaaaaataaacggtTAAAAGCTTACAGAGAGATTATTGCCGAACTAAATGAAACAACAGGCATTTTGCTGAATGAAACTGAGCTAAAAATTAAGATAAAGAATCTTAGATCGACTTATATGCAAGAAATAGTGAAGATAAAACAGCGGTCTAGCGCAGAATGGGCGTACAAACCAAATATGAAATGGTTTTCGGAATGGCATAAACGCTTCGGTGGCATTAAGAAGCCAGTTGAAGATTCTTCTACGTTTGACAGT CAGCAAGATTCAATAGATGAAACAAATCAAAAAATTTGGCTATCAACAGAGGATAACATGGAAGAGGAGATATTAGAACCATTCCCTGATGATGAGGAGTACacacttattttaaaaacagaACCACGGGATGTTCCACATTTGAACGAAACCAgataccaaaataaaaagaaaaaaataaaacacagaagGCCCAGTACAGATTGTTCAGAGAGGACTTTTTCAGAAAGCATAGACTCAAGTACGGACACAAAGGAGGATGAATTTGATATTTATGGGAAGTATATTGCATCACAACTAAGGAAGATGGATTTGCAGAAAGCTTTGAGAGTGCAGCTAGAGATACAAAGTCTTGTGAGTGAAGCTAGACTATCAGGTTTGAATGGGAAGCATTAA
- the LOC110382075 gene encoding uncharacterized protein LOC110382075 has protein sequence MAENTVVQCFLFSLFFTHGVLEKITYISVEHPRITYFNPDFLYYANLTATRYGRRNPIYYVALNLHTVTPFNSSIYIDIYFYELLTNQYKRSFIEFHFDWCYLVEKDMFFGSSMRRGGINTPCPHMGPLRMSNMTINPSVIPKGFPFTRGRIYANFSHPKTKTRVGDGYIDMRLTTIDLKDPKNMFK, from the exons ATGGCTGAAAATACAGTAGTgcagtgttttttattttctttattttttacacatgGTGTCTTGGAAAAG ATAACTTACATCAGCGTTGAACACCCGAGGATCACGTATTTCAACCCTGATTTCCTATACTATGCTAACCTGACTGCCACCAGGTATGGCCGCAGGAACCCCATCTATTACGTCGCGCTTAACCTTCACACCGTCACACCTTTCAATAGCAGTATTTAT ATAGACATATATTTCTATGAGCTGCTAACTAACCAGTACAAGCGTAGTTTCATAGAGTTCCACTTCGACTGGTGCTACCTCGTCGAGAAGGATATGTTCTTCGGGTCTTCCATGAGGAGAGGGGGAATCAATACACCTTGTCCACATATG ggtcCACTACGCATGTCGAACATGACAATCAACCCTTCAGTGATCCCCAAAGGCTTCCCGTTCACCAGAGGCAGGATATACGCAAACTTCTCACATCCGAAGACTAAGACTAGAGTGGGGGATGGTTACATCGATATGAGACTGACGACTATTGACCTTAAAGATCCTAagaatatgtttaaataa
- the LOC110382068 gene encoding uncharacterized protein LOC110382068 isoform X2, protein MRWSENETYQFVKIYLSHELLWNPEHSAYRLKNKRLKAYREIIAELNETTGILLNETELKIKIKNLRSTYMQEIVKIKQRSSAEWAYKPNMKWFSEWHKRFGGIKKPVEDSSTFDSQDSIDETNQKIWLSTEDNMEEEILEPFPDDEEYTLILKTEPRDVPHLNETRYQNKKKKIKHRRPSTDCSERTFSESIDSSTDTKEDEFDIYGKYIASQLRKMDLQKALRVQLEIQSLVSEARLSGLNGKH, encoded by the exons ATGAGGTGGAGTGAGAACGAGACATATCAGTTCGTAAAAATATATCTCAGTCATGAACTTCTGTGGAACCCTGAGCATTCAGCGtataggttaaaaaataaacggtTAAAAGCTTACAGAGAGATTATTGCCGAACTAAATGAAACAACAGGCATTTTGCTGAATGAAACTGAGCTAAAAATTAAGATAAAGAATCTTAGATCGACTTATATGCAAGAAATAGTGAAGATAAAACAGCGGTCTAGCGCAGAATGGGCGTACAAACCAAATATGAAATGGTTTTCGGAATGGCATAAACGCTTCGGTGGCATTAAGAAGCCAGTTGAAGATTCTTCTACGTTTGACAGT CAAGATTCAATAGATGAAACAAATCAAAAAATTTGGCTATCAACAGAGGATAACATGGAAGAGGAGATATTAGAACCATTCCCTGATGATGAGGAGTACacacttattttaaaaacagaACCACGGGATGTTCCACATTTGAACGAAACCAgataccaaaataaaaagaaaaaaataaaacacagaagGCCCAGTACAGATTGTTCAGAGAGGACTTTTTCAGAAAGCATAGACTCAAGTACGGACACAAAGGAGGATGAATTTGATATTTATGGGAAGTATATTGCATCACAACTAAGGAAGATGGATTTGCAGAAAGCTTTGAGAGTGCAGCTAGAGATACAAAGTCTTGTGAGTGAAGCTAGACTATCAGGTTTGAATGGGAAGCATTAA